The following are from one region of the Chloracidobacterium sp. genome:
- a CDS encoding VWA domain-containing protein has protein sequence MNKWKRSLWQKIILLSCVGGFTLSAVCQADPNKTLSPYFFVKGDPKIDRLPLKDTRVDIAISGVIADVRVVQTYQNEGSRPINATYVFPASTRAAVYGMRMKIRDEIITAKIKEREAAKQEFETAKKEGKSASLLEESRPNVFSMSLANIMPRDQIEIELRYTELMVPTDGTYEFVYPTVVGPRYPSGDANKAENGFVKTAYFHEGDKPSSTLHISSRISAGLPIQELSCASHQIAPQWQSPNIAQVTLDDADPFQGNRDFVLKYRLTGGQIASGLLLLQGEEENFFLYMAQPPQRVAKEDIPPREYIFVVDVSGSMEGFPLDTSKQLLEDLIGKLRPTDYFNVVLFAGDSTVLSETPLAANQENVSRALDLLSQQRGSGGTELLEAIKNAMNLPSESGVSRSIVLVTDGYVSGEAGVFDYIRENLGNTNVFAFGIGSSVNRFLIEGVAKAGMGEPFIVLSEKEAPDVATKFREYIESPVLTDVKVQANGFDVYDVEPMNQPDLLAQRPVVVFGKWRGPLSGRFDITGKTGRGDYRSSIDVSTVMPDEGNRALRYLWARSRISDLSDLAYGEPEADKIRAITDVGLKYNLLTRYTSFIAVREKVVNPDGSANDVDQPLPLPVGVSDMAVGSEPEMLWLLAVMTVLALILMVRRRFYSGAFYGAQQ, from the coding sequence ATGAATAAATGGAAACGAAGTCTTTGGCAAAAAATAATTTTACTCAGTTGCGTCGGTGGCTTCACCCTCTCAGCCGTTTGCCAAGCAGATCCTAACAAGACGCTTTCGCCTTATTTTTTCGTCAAGGGCGATCCAAAGATCGACCGCCTTCCGCTAAAAGACACGCGCGTCGACATCGCGATCTCCGGCGTGATCGCTGATGTGCGTGTCGTCCAAACGTATCAAAATGAAGGTTCGCGGCCGATCAACGCGACGTATGTTTTTCCGGCATCGACCCGCGCGGCCGTTTACGGAATGCGTATGAAGATCCGCGACGAGATCATCACCGCGAAGATAAAGGAGCGCGAAGCCGCCAAGCAGGAATTCGAGACGGCAAAAAAGGAAGGCAAGAGCGCGTCGCTGCTTGAGGAATCCAGGCCGAATGTCTTCTCAATGAGCCTTGCGAACATAATGCCGCGGGACCAGATTGAGATCGAACTTCGGTATACAGAGCTAATGGTGCCAACCGACGGCACCTACGAGTTTGTCTATCCGACGGTTGTCGGACCCAGGTATCCATCCGGTGACGCAAACAAAGCAGAAAACGGTTTTGTAAAAACGGCTTATTTTCATGAAGGCGACAAACCGTCCAGTACGCTTCATATTTCGTCAAGGATCTCAGCCGGACTTCCGATACAGGAACTAAGCTGTGCGTCCCACCAGATCGCGCCCCAATGGCAAAGCCCGAACATCGCACAGGTTACACTCGACGATGCAGACCCCTTTCAGGGTAACCGCGATTTCGTCTTGAAATACCGCCTGACAGGCGGGCAGATCGCCTCGGGACTTTTGCTTCTGCAGGGTGAAGAGGAGAATTTCTTTCTTTATATGGCGCAGCCGCCGCAACGCGTTGCCAAAGAGGATATTCCGCCTCGCGAGTACATATTCGTGGTTGATGTGTCCGGTTCGATGGAAGGCTTTCCGTTGGACACGTCGAAACAACTGCTTGAGGACCTTATCGGAAAATTGCGGCCTACGGATTATTTCAATGTAGTGCTTTTTGCCGGTGATTCGACCGTCCTTTCGGAAACGCCCCTTGCAGCAAACCAGGAAAATGTCTCTCGCGCACTGGATCTGCTTTCGCAACAACGCGGCAGCGGCGGAACGGAATTGCTCGAAGCGATCAAAAACGCGATGAACCTGCCGAGCGAATCCGGCGTTTCGCGAAGCATTGTCCTGGTAACCGATGGTTATGTCTCAGGTGAAGCCGGCGTTTTCGATTACATACGCGAAAATCTCGGCAATACGAATGTCTTTGCATTCGGTATCGGGTCGTCGGTCAACAGGTTTCTGATCGAAGGCGTAGCCAAGGCTGGAATGGGCGAGCCGTTCATTGTGCTTTCGGAAAAAGAGGCTCCGGATGTGGCGACGAAATTTCGTGAATACATCGAAAGCCCAGTCCTAACGGACGTAAAGGTTCAGGCAAACGGTTTTGACGTTTACGATGTTGAACCTATGAATCAACCCGATCTGTTGGCCCAACGGCCTGTGGTCGTCTTCGGAAAATGGCGCGGACCGCTTTCCGGTAGGTTCGACATCACCGGCAAAACCGGACGCGGCGATTACCGTTCGAGCATCGACGTTTCAACCGTTATGCCGGACGAAGGCAATCGCGCATTGCGGTACCTCTGGGCTCGATCTCGAATCTCCGACCTTTCCGATCTTGCCTACGGCGAACCTGAAGCGGACAAGATCAGGGCGATCACCGACGTCGGTCTCAAGTACAACTTGCTGACGCGATATACGTCGTTCATCGCGGTACGCGAAAAGGTAGTCAACCCAGACGGTTCCGCAAACGACGTTGACCAGCCTCTCCCATTGCCCGTCGGCGTGAGCGATATGGCCGTCGGAAGCGAACCTGAAATGCTATGGCTCCTCGCGGTGATGACGGTGCTCGCGCTCATTTTGATGGTCCGTCGGCGGTTTTATTCAGGTGCCTTTTACGGAGCTCAACAATGA
- the xrtK gene encoding exosortase K, whose amino-acid sequence MSTLRSRKLYQLASVISAAALLKLFYSTANVNQLRWILAPTSFCVELVTGETFRFESYAGYINEDNSFLIADSCSGVNFLIAAFLMLSVLTLWGKKEVAWHAFPIAVCAAFVTTIAANTVRIAVALKLHRMNAGALWINPEQMHRLQGIFIYFGFLLLLYFLYEKLNRGDRIETAKPMSFIRRPLVPLMIYWLVTLGIPILKGAYQKGSTFWEHLAFVVLTPLILIIPFILIDQLKRRRSTLVNEQ is encoded by the coding sequence ATGAGTACCTTGCGGTCGAGAAAGCTATATCAGTTGGCGTCAGTGATCTCGGCTGCCGCTTTACTGAAACTATTTTACTCGACCGCGAACGTGAACCAACTACGATGGATCCTCGCTCCTACCTCCTTTTGTGTCGAGTTAGTGACAGGCGAGACGTTTCGGTTCGAATCGTACGCGGGCTACATTAACGAGGACAATTCCTTCCTGATTGCGGACTCATGTTCGGGCGTAAATTTTCTGATCGCCGCGTTCCTGATGCTGTCGGTATTGACACTTTGGGGCAAAAAGGAAGTCGCATGGCATGCTTTCCCGATTGCCGTTTGCGCAGCGTTTGTCACGACCATCGCAGCCAACACAGTCCGGATCGCAGTAGCACTGAAGTTGCACCGGATGAATGCGGGTGCACTTTGGATCAACCCGGAACAGATGCACCGTTTACAGGGGATCTTTATTTACTTCGGCTTTTTACTTCTGCTTTATTTTCTTTACGAAAAGCTCAATAGGGGCGATCGGATCGAAACAGCAAAACCAATGTCATTTATCCGCCGGCCTCTTGTCCCGTTGATGATCTACTGGCTCGTTACGCTTGGGATTCCAATCCTAAAGGGGGCGTATCAGAAAGGTTCGACGTTTTGGGAGCACCTCGCCTTTGTCGTCCTTACACCGCTGATCTTGATCATCCCGTTCATTCTGATAGATCAGCTCAAGCGTAGAAGGTCGACGCTCGTAAACGAACAGTGA